From Thermomonas sp. XSG, one genomic window encodes:
- the ccoN gene encoding cytochrome-c oxidase, cbb3-type subunit I, whose protein sequence is MQAISGTYNDKVVRQFAVATVLWGIVGMLVGVIIAAQLYWPTLGEGIPWLGYGRLRPLHTNAVIFAFGGSALFATSLHVVQRTCHVRLLSDKLAAFVFWGWQAVIVAAAVSLPLGYTQGKEYAELEWPIDLLITVVWVAYAVLFFGTIAKRKVKHIYVANWFYGAYIIAIALLHIVNNIAMPAGAMKSYSAYSGAVDAMVQWWYGHNAVGFLLTAGFLGMMYYYVPKQAGRPIYSYRLSIVHFWALIAVYMWAGPHHLHYTALPDWVQSVGMVFSLILLAPSWGGAINGILTLSGVWHKLRTDPILKFLIVALSFYMIATFEGPMMSIKTVNSLSHYTDWTVGHVHAGALGWVAMISIGSIYALLPKLLGRDQMYSTKLIDTHFWVHTLGVVFYIASMWIAGIMQGLMWRATNDDGTLTYTFVESLNATYPYYLGRLFGGLLVLGGMLLMAWNVWQTYRSADRPVDQPLLTPDTSEARA, encoded by the coding sequence ATGCAAGCCATCAGCGGCACCTACAACGACAAGGTGGTGCGCCAGTTCGCCGTAGCCACGGTGCTCTGGGGCATCGTCGGCATGCTGGTCGGCGTCATCATCGCCGCCCAGCTCTACTGGCCCACCCTGGGCGAAGGCATTCCGTGGCTCGGCTACGGCCGCCTGCGCCCGCTGCACACCAACGCCGTGATCTTCGCGTTCGGTGGCTCCGCCCTGTTCGCGACCAGCCTGCACGTGGTGCAGCGCACCTGCCATGTCCGCCTGCTCAGCGACAAGCTGGCGGCATTCGTGTTCTGGGGCTGGCAGGCCGTCATCGTGGCCGCGGCCGTCTCCCTGCCTCTGGGCTACACCCAGGGCAAGGAATACGCCGAGCTGGAGTGGCCCATCGACCTGCTGATCACGGTGGTCTGGGTGGCCTACGCGGTGCTGTTCTTCGGCACGATCGCAAAGCGCAAGGTCAAGCACATCTACGTCGCCAACTGGTTCTACGGCGCGTACATCATCGCCATCGCCCTGCTGCATATCGTCAACAACATCGCGATGCCGGCGGGGGCGATGAAGTCGTACTCGGCCTACTCCGGCGCGGTCGACGCGATGGTGCAGTGGTGGTACGGCCACAACGCGGTCGGCTTCCTGCTGACTGCCGGCTTCCTCGGGATGATGTACTACTACGTGCCGAAGCAGGCCGGTCGCCCGATCTACTCCTACCGGCTGTCCATCGTGCATTTCTGGGCGCTGATCGCGGTCTACATGTGGGCCGGCCCGCACCACCTGCACTACACCGCCCTGCCCGACTGGGTGCAGTCGGTGGGCATGGTGTTCTCGCTGATCCTGCTGGCCCCCAGCTGGGGCGGCGCGATCAACGGCATCCTCACGCTCTCGGGCGTCTGGCACAAGCTGCGCACCGATCCCATCCTCAAGTTCCTGATCGTCGCCCTGAGCTTCTACATGATCGCGACCTTCGAGGGCCCGATGATGTCGATCAAGACGGTCAACTCGCTGTCGCACTACACCGACTGGACGGTGGGACACGTCCACGCCGGCGCGCTGGGCTGGGTGGCGATGATCTCGATCGGCTCGATCTACGCGCTGCTGCCGAAGCTGCTGGGCCGCGACCAGATGTATTCGACCAAGCTGATCGACACCCACTTCTGGGTGCATACGCTGGGCGTCGTGTTCTACATCGCCTCGATGTGGATCGCGGGCATCATGCAGGGCCTGATGTGGCGCGCCACCAACGACGACGGCACCCTGACCTACACCTTCGTCGAATCGCTCAATGCCACCTATCCCTACTACCTCGGCCGTCTGTTCGGTGGCCTGCTGGTGCTGGGCGGCATGCTGCTGATGGCCTGGAACGTCTGGCAGACCTATCGCAGCGCCGACAGGCCGGTGGATCAACCGCTGCTGACGCCCGACACCTCCGAAGCGCGCGCCTGA
- the ccoS gene encoding cbb3-type cytochrome oxidase assembly protein CcoS produces the protein MNILLFLIPISLVMAAVAALLFAWAVRRGQFEDLDTPALDILRDEMPPAERMDATPAGTTEERDAG, from the coding sequence ATGAACATCCTGCTGTTCCTGATCCCCATCAGCCTGGTGATGGCCGCAGTCGCTGCGCTGCTGTTCGCATGGGCGGTGCGGCGAGGCCAGTTCGAGGACCTGGACACGCCGGCCCTGGACATCCTGCGCGACGAAATGCCGCCGGCGGAGCGCATGGACGCGACGCCTGCCGGGACGACGGAGGAGCGTGATGCCGGTTGA
- the ccoP gene encoding cytochrome-c oxidase, cbb3-type subunit III: MTAGWSWYVIALVTLNIGGCAWLLWWTARRRPGDPKPDETSHVWDGDLTEYNKPLPRWWINLFYLTIIFSIGYLVWYPGFGNFAGYGKWSSQIEHDRQAAVASAQLEKTFAPYKGQPIDALARDPQALKLGKSIFGNTCATCHGSSAKGATGYPNLTDDIWHWGGSPDQILHSVLQGREGVMPPWGKVLEGMGGPDAVDYVIAYLHQLGEPAGGNRNDYAAARGKALYEGVCVACHGKDGKGDQKVGAPDLTDGYWMYGDGRESLRETIGNGRHGVMPAWGKMLGDTRSRLVAAYVWSLSHQPKPGNPAQQ; encoded by the coding sequence ATGACAGCGGGATGGTCGTGGTACGTGATCGCCCTGGTGACGCTGAACATCGGCGGCTGCGCCTGGCTGCTCTGGTGGACTGCGCGGCGCCGCCCCGGTGACCCCAAGCCGGATGAAACCAGCCATGTCTGGGACGGCGACCTCACCGAATACAACAAGCCCCTGCCGAGGTGGTGGATCAACCTGTTCTACCTGACCATCATCTTCAGCATCGGTTACCTCGTCTGGTACCCGGGCTTCGGCAACTTTGCCGGCTACGGCAAATGGAGCTCGCAGATCGAGCATGACCGCCAGGCCGCGGTCGCCAGTGCGCAGCTGGAGAAGACCTTCGCCCCGTACAAGGGCCAGCCGATCGACGCACTGGCGCGTGATCCGCAGGCGTTGAAGCTGGGCAAGTCGATCTTCGGCAACACCTGCGCCACCTGCCACGGCTCGTCGGCGAAGGGTGCAACGGGCTACCCGAACCTGACCGACGACATCTGGCATTGGGGCGGCTCGCCCGACCAGATCCTGCACTCCGTGCTGCAGGGCCGCGAGGGCGTGATGCCGCCGTGGGGCAAGGTCCTGGAAGGCATGGGTGGCCCGGATGCAGTGGACTACGTGATCGCCTATCTGCACCAGCTGGGCGAACCGGCAGGCGGCAACCGCAACGACTATGCGGCGGCGCGCGGCAAGGCCCTGTACGAAGGCGTGTGCGTGGCCTGCCATGGCAAGGACGGCAAGGGCGACCAGAAGGTCGGCGCGCCGGATCTGACCGATGGCTACTGGATGTACGGCGACGGTCGTGAATCGCTGCGCGAAACCATCGGCAACGGCCGCCATGGCGTGATGCCCGCGTGGGGTAAAATGCTCGGCGACACCCGTTCCCGCCTCGTCGCAGCCTACGTCTGGTCGCTGTCCCACCAGCCCAAGCCAGGCAATCCAGCCCAGCAATGA
- a CDS encoding sulfite exporter TauE/SafE family protein, whose product MPVDLLVLGAALLTGLLGGAHCVAMCGGIATGFSVHSRGWFAALQPNLGRVSGYVLAGALVGGLGGGLLGVARIPQLGIAMRALVGIVLVIAGLRMLDAKGRLPRFSGGPGNRLWRALAPLQRRLLPADTAGKRFLLGMLWGWMPCGLSTTLLAAAWLSASPLHGALTMAAFGLGTLPVMVSLTWAGARIGQRLQRGALRNAAGVLVIGAGLLTIAAPWLMQLPAMHGILAALGCRSLPA is encoded by the coding sequence ATGCCGGTTGACCTGCTGGTGCTGGGTGCGGCGCTGCTGACCGGCCTGCTGGGCGGCGCGCACTGCGTGGCGATGTGCGGCGGCATCGCCACCGGGTTCTCGGTGCATTCGCGCGGCTGGTTCGCGGCCTTGCAGCCGAACCTCGGTCGGGTCAGCGGCTATGTGCTGGCTGGCGCCCTGGTCGGTGGCCTCGGTGGCGGACTGCTGGGCGTGGCCCGCATCCCGCAGCTGGGCATCGCGATGCGCGCGCTGGTCGGGATCGTGCTGGTCATCGCCGGGCTGCGCATGCTGGATGCCAAGGGGCGGCTGCCGCGCTTCTCCGGCGGCCCCGGCAATCGCCTGTGGCGCGCGCTTGCCCCCTTGCAGCGCCGACTGCTGCCGGCCGACACCGCGGGCAAGCGGTTCCTGCTCGGGATGCTCTGGGGCTGGATGCCCTGTGGCCTGTCCACTACCCTGCTGGCCGCCGCGTGGCTGAGTGCCAGCCCGCTGCACGGCGCGCTGACCATGGCCGCGTTCGGGCTGGGCACGCTGCCGGTGATGGTGTCGCTGACCTGGGCCGGCGCACGCATCGGCCAACGCCTGCAGCGCGGCGCGCTGCGCAATGCAGCCGGGGTGCTGGTGATCGGCGCCGGCCTGCTCACCATCGCGGCGCCCTGGCTGATGCAGCTGCCGGCCATGCACGGCATCCTCGCCGCGCTCGGTTGCCGCAGCCTGCCGGCCTGA
- the ccoO gene encoding cytochrome-c oxidase, cbb3-type subunit II, with the protein MSQHAQNPHEKLEKNVGLLAVFIAVAVSFGGLAEIVPLMFQAEAVKPLEGVKPYPALELAGRDVYVREGCYNCHSQMVRTLRFETERYGHYSLAGESVYDRPFQWGSKRTGPDLARVGGRYSDDWHRVHLNNPRDVVPESNMPSFPWLAKNQVDGAAVQNHMRALKRLGDPYSDADIAGAPAAVEGKTEMDAMVAYLQGLGRHAPRGQ; encoded by the coding sequence ATGAGCCAACACGCACAAAACCCTCACGAGAAGCTGGAGAAGAACGTCGGCCTGCTGGCGGTGTTCATCGCAGTGGCTGTCTCCTTCGGCGGACTTGCCGAAATCGTTCCGCTGATGTTCCAGGCCGAGGCCGTGAAGCCGCTGGAAGGGGTCAAGCCCTACCCGGCGCTCGAACTCGCCGGGCGCGACGTCTATGTTCGAGAAGGCTGCTACAACTGCCATTCGCAGATGGTGCGCACGCTGCGCTTCGAAACCGAGCGCTACGGCCACTACTCGCTTGCGGGCGAATCGGTCTACGACCGGCCGTTCCAGTGGGGCAGCAAGCGCACTGGGCCGGACCTGGCCCGCGTCGGCGGTCGTTACTCCGACGACTGGCACCGCGTCCACCTGAACAATCCGCGCGACGTGGTGCCCGAGTCCAACATGCCCAGCTTCCCTTGGCTGGCGAAGAACCAGGTGGACGGCGCCGCCGTGCAGAACCACATGCGTGCGCTCAAGCGCCTCGGCGACCCCTACAGCGATGCCGACATCGCGGGCGCGCCGGCGGCTGTCGAGGGCAAGACTGAAATGGACGCCATGGTGGCCTATCTGCAGGGCCTGGGCAGGCATGCGCCGAGGGGGCAGTGA
- a CDS encoding 4Fe-4S dicluster domain-containing protein: MGNKQIPLEVLDTGGNAYVSERKIYPRDVSGPLNRLRVAAVFWLLGMFYLFPWLSWDGRQAVLFDLPARKFHVFGLTFWPQDFVFLAMLLMIAALALFFFTALAGRLWCGYACPQTVWTEVFLWMESAIEGDRHKRIKLDAGPWNRDKILRKGGKHLVWLLFALWTGFTFVGFFTPIRDLALRAWPYEWGGWETFWVFFYALATWGNAGFLREQVCKYMCPYARFQSAMFDRNTLIIAYDPMRGEPRGPRKKGLASVLERARGLLDARTAYDYVFRASKHPSAATQAAHASSTITWDGDLGEVEPLPKFAPDALGDCIDCTICVQVCPVGIDIRNGLQYECIACGACIDACDEVMEKVGYPKGLIRYSTQNSIDGKNTRVLRPRILVYGAILLALMVGWGFGVSHRDPLIAEVLRDRNALFRETAADIENGYTLKLVNKTDADRSYRVRIESSGKSGLTLKGEPLDVRVPAGAVVSQEIEVGAPVDVRGRHALTFVIEADDGSAKARIDSTFFGPM, from the coding sequence ATGGGCAACAAGCAAATCCCCCTGGAAGTGCTCGATACGGGCGGCAACGCCTATGTCAGCGAGCGCAAGATCTATCCCCGCGACGTGTCGGGCCCGCTCAACCGCCTGCGCGTCGCTGCCGTGTTCTGGCTGCTGGGCATGTTCTACCTGTTCCCGTGGCTGTCGTGGGACGGGCGGCAGGCCGTCCTGTTCGACCTGCCGGCGCGCAAGTTCCATGTCTTCGGCCTGACCTTCTGGCCGCAGGACTTCGTGTTCCTGGCGATGCTGCTGATGATCGCCGCGCTTGCCCTGTTCTTCTTCACCGCGCTGGCCGGTCGCCTGTGGTGTGGCTACGCCTGTCCGCAGACGGTGTGGACCGAAGTGTTCCTGTGGATGGAAAGCGCCATCGAAGGCGACCGCCACAAGCGCATCAAGCTGGATGCCGGGCCCTGGAACCGCGACAAGATCCTGCGCAAGGGCGGCAAGCACCTGGTGTGGCTCCTGTTCGCGCTGTGGACCGGGTTCACCTTCGTCGGCTTCTTCACCCCCATCCGCGACCTCGCCCTGCGCGCCTGGCCCTACGAGTGGGGCGGCTGGGAGACCTTCTGGGTGTTCTTCTACGCGCTGGCCACTTGGGGCAATGCCGGCTTCCTGCGCGAGCAGGTCTGCAAGTACATGTGCCCGTACGCGCGCTTCCAGAGCGCGATGTTCGACCGCAACACCCTGATCATCGCCTACGACCCGATGCGCGGCGAGCCGCGCGGACCGCGCAAGAAGGGCCTTGCGAGCGTCCTGGAGCGCGCGCGCGGCCTGCTCGATGCGCGCACCGCGTATGACTACGTGTTCCGCGCCAGCAAGCATCCCTCCGCGGCGACCCAGGCCGCGCATGCGTCCAGCACGATCACCTGGGACGGCGACCTCGGCGAGGTCGAGCCGCTGCCCAAGTTCGCGCCCGATGCGCTGGGCGATTGCATCGACTGCACCATCTGCGTGCAGGTCTGCCCCGTCGGCATCGACATCCGCAACGGCCTGCAATACGAATGCATCGCCTGCGGCGCCTGCATCGACGCCTGCGATGAGGTGATGGAGAAGGTCGGCTACCCCAAGGGCCTGATCCGCTACTCCACCCAGAACTCCATCGACGGCAAGAACACCCGCGTGCTGCGCCCGCGCATCCTCGTGTACGGCGCGATCCTGCTGGCGCTGATGGTCGGCTGGGGCTTCGGCGTCAGCCACCGCGACCCGCTGATCGCGGAAGTACTGCGCGACCGCAACGCGCTCTTCCGCGAGACCGCCGCCGACATCGAGAACGGTTACACGCTGAAGCTGGTCAACAAGACCGATGCCGACCGCAGCTACCGGGTCCGGATCGAATCCTCCGGCAAGTCCGGCCTGACCCTGAAGGGCGAGCCACTGGATGTGCGCGTACCCGCCGGCGCGGTGGTGTCGCAGGAGATCGAGGTTGGCGCCCCCGTCGACGTGCGCGGCCGCCATGCACTGACCTTCGTGATCGAAGCCGACGACGGCAGCGCCAAGGCGCGCATTGACAGTACGTTCTTCGGCCCCATGTAA
- a CDS encoding helix-turn-helix domain-containing protein, giving the protein MSDPIPLNLARLRRTCAECSLQMLCLPAGVDADDLGRLDTVVQRRKPLAKGESLYRAGDALRAVFVASEGSFKTVVVNPAGEEHVLGFHLPGELFGLDGIGSGQHRCEAVALSDARVCELPFSQLATIATKLPSLQQQLLRVIGQSADRDHDHVDVLSRRQASERIALFVHGLSERYRRIGRPADDFQLPMSRDEIARYLGLVLETVSRGFSRLHEDGVIEVRGRRVRILDETALCLAANGGSDGLTPQPRKRDRA; this is encoded by the coding sequence ATGAGCGACCCGATTCCGCTGAACCTGGCACGGCTGCGGCGCACCTGCGCAGAGTGCTCGCTGCAGATGCTGTGCCTGCCCGCCGGCGTGGACGCGGACGATCTGGGCAGGCTGGACACGGTGGTGCAGCGGCGCAAGCCGCTGGCGAAGGGTGAAAGCCTGTACCGGGCCGGCGATGCGCTGCGGGCGGTGTTCGTGGCCAGCGAGGGCAGCTTCAAGACGGTGGTGGTGAACCCGGCCGGCGAGGAGCACGTGCTCGGCTTCCACCTGCCCGGCGAGCTGTTCGGGCTGGACGGCATCGGGAGTGGCCAGCACCGCTGCGAGGCGGTGGCGTTGAGCGATGCTCGCGTTTGCGAGCTGCCGTTTTCGCAGCTGGCGACGATCGCCACCAAGCTGCCCAGCCTGCAACAGCAGTTGTTGCGCGTGATCGGTCAGAGCGCGGACCGCGACCATGACCACGTCGATGTGCTGTCGCGGCGCCAGGCCAGCGAACGCATCGCGCTGTTCGTGCACGGTCTGAGCGAGCGCTACCGGCGCATCGGCCGGCCGGCCGACGATTTCCAGCTGCCGATGAGCCGCGACGAGATCGCGCGCTATCTGGGGCTGGTGCTGGAGACCGTCAGCCGCGGCTTCAGTCGCCTGCACGAGGATGGCGTGATCGAGGTGCGCGGCCGGCGGGTGCGCATCCTCGACGAAACGGCGCTGTGCCTGGCCGCCAACGGCGGCAGCGATGGTCTGACCCCGCAGCCGCGCAAGCGCGACCGCGCCTGA
- a CDS encoding CcoQ/FixQ family Cbb3-type cytochrome c oxidase assembly chaperone → MLSGIVTTVLMLLFLAGWAWAWSPRRKHDFDEAAHLPLESDEENAR, encoded by the coding sequence ATGCTTTCGGGAATCGTCACCACCGTGTTGATGCTGCTGTTCCTGGCCGGCTGGGCCTGGGCCTGGAGCCCCCGACGCAAGCATGATTTCGATGAAGCGGCGCACCTGCCGCTGGAATCCGACGAGGAGAATGCACGATGA
- a CDS encoding FixH family protein, which yields MERESSPWRQPIVWLMVVLVGTAVAGSVWLLKVAGNGDSIDVVPDEVQRTGQSQQADLGPDAVAAQRKLGAIVRIDAEHGYIEVLPVNGDFDRAAALKLHLHHPTRAEQDVALTLAATETGWRADAKPAVDHDWLVQLEPATDGAWRLRGRMPKGQLAAQLRPSLDDGQP from the coding sequence ATGGAACGCGAATCGTCGCCGTGGCGGCAGCCCATCGTCTGGCTGATGGTGGTGCTGGTCGGCACCGCCGTCGCCGGCAGCGTCTGGCTGCTCAAGGTCGCGGGCAACGGCGACAGCATCGACGTCGTGCCCGACGAAGTGCAGCGCACCGGGCAGAGCCAGCAGGCCGACCTCGGCCCCGATGCCGTGGCGGCGCAGCGCAAGCTGGGCGCGATCGTGCGCATCGATGCCGAACACGGCTACATCGAAGTGCTGCCGGTGAACGGCGACTTCGACCGCGCCGCTGCATTGAAGCTGCACCTGCATCACCCTACCCGCGCCGAGCAGGACGTGGCGCTGACACTGGCCGCCACCGAGACCGGCTGGCGGGCGGACGCCAAGCCGGCCGTCGACCATGACTGGCTGGTCCAGCTGGAACCAGCCACCGACGGGGCATGGCGACTTCGCGGGCGGATGCCGAAGGGCCAGCTCGCGGCGCAACTGCGCCCGTCACTGGACGACGGGCAGCCGTAG
- a CDS encoding diguanylate cyclase translates to MPAGFALAHARQPIAALPQRILLLENSRAYTSMLREAIEQRVQLPISVASTLAEARELLDRESDWFLALTGLVLADGDRDQVIDFFVERRMPTIVVSGVYDEALRERALQQHIIDYVLKSTPDSIDYLVWLVQRLERNRRISALVVDDSLSARSYIASLLSLQGYRVSHVADGQSALRMIEADPDIRLAIVDQEMPGMDGIELTRRLRQLRARDRMAVIGVSGSTDASLIPRFLKNGANDFLRKPFSREEFFCRVSQNIDQLELIGTLQDLATRDFLTGLPNRRSFLEQSEKHIARSGGDVTVAMIDIDHFKHINDSYGHEAGDRALRAMADTLHAHNRPEDYCGRFGGEEFCMLIDGLDAQASLRHLEGLRQAVEAMEIDIDGRPLRMTISIGASRRSPQFPNLHRLLGEADRQLYLAKAGGRNQVRGLEAG, encoded by the coding sequence ATGCCGGCCGGATTCGCCTTGGCCCACGCCCGCCAACCCATCGCCGCCCTGCCCCAGCGCATCCTCCTGCTGGAAAATTCCCGTGCCTATACGTCGATGCTGCGCGAGGCGATCGAGCAGCGCGTGCAGCTGCCGATCAGCGTCGCCTCCACCCTGGCGGAAGCACGCGAACTGCTGGACCGGGAATCCGACTGGTTCCTCGCCCTGACCGGGCTGGTGCTGGCCGATGGCGACCGCGACCAGGTCATCGATTTCTTCGTCGAGCGGCGCATGCCCACCATCGTGGTCAGCGGCGTGTACGACGAGGCGCTGCGCGAGCGCGCGCTGCAGCAGCACATCATCGACTACGTGCTGAAAAGCACGCCGGACAGCATCGACTATTTGGTCTGGCTGGTGCAGCGGTTGGAGCGCAACCGCCGGATCAGCGCGCTGGTGGTGGACGATTCGCTGTCGGCCCGCTCCTACATCGCATCGCTGCTGTCGCTGCAGGGCTACCGCGTTTCCCATGTCGCAGACGGCCAGTCGGCGCTGCGCATGATCGAAGCCGATCCCGACATCCGCCTGGCCATCGTCGACCAGGAAATGCCGGGCATGGACGGGATCGAGCTGACCCGACGCCTGCGCCAGCTGCGCGCGCGCGACCGCATGGCGGTGATCGGCGTGTCCGGCAGCACCGATGCCTCGCTGATCCCGCGCTTCCTCAAGAACGGCGCCAACGACTTCCTGCGCAAGCCTTTCTCGCGCGAGGAGTTCTTCTGCCGCGTCTCGCAGAACATCGACCAGCTTGAGCTGATCGGCACCCTGCAGGACCTGGCCACCCGCGACTTCCTGACCGGGCTGCCCAACCGCCGCAGCTTCCTCGAGCAGAGCGAGAAACACATCGCCCGCAGCGGCGGCGACGTGACCGTGGCGATGATCGATATCGACCACTTCAAGCACATCAACGACAGCTACGGCCACGAGGCCGGCGACCGCGCGTTGCGGGCGATGGCCGATACCCTGCACGCCCACAACCGCCCGGAGGACTACTGCGGGCGCTTCGGCGGCGAGGAGTTCTGCATGCTGATCGACGGCCTCGACGCGCAGGCCAGCCTGCGCCATCTGGAGGGCCTGCGCCAGGCGGTGGAAGCGATGGAGATCGACATCGACGGCCGGCCTCTGCGGATGACCATCAGCATCGGCGCCAGCCGACGCTCGCCGCAGTTCCCGAACCTGCACAGGCTTCTGGGCGAGGCCGACCGCCAGCTATACCTGGCCAAGGCCGGCGGCCGCAACCAGGTACGCGGGCTGGAAGCAGGCTGA
- a CDS encoding heavy metal translocating P-type ATPase, with the protein MAGVCHHCGEPLPQSPVRADVEGTTRDFCCEGCAAAARWILDAHLDDYYRLRSAPGGRVDADAPALAVWDREELLSSHAREVEGGREITVLTDGMRCAACAWLIDRALAREPGVLESTANAITGRIRIAWDPARTALSQPLARLASLGYRPYLATGEAREAARRRERNRDVLRIGLAGIGAMQAMMFAEALYLDTRGEMPLPTRDFFRWVTFMVSTPVVFWAGWPFIVGAWNELRGRRLGMDVLIAGSTLLAWAVSTIETVRGGVHVWYDAAVMFVFLLLVARQLEQRARAIASAQVDALARARPAFATRELADGSRESVPVDALVVGDVVRIAVGEPVPADGVLLEGEAHFEESLLTGESAAVTRHAGDPVFAGTACREHAAKIRVTGVGTGTRLAELARLVESAQAHRPALALGTERIAGWFVAGLLLAAAVVYAWWRVHEPARAFEVVLALLVISCPCALSLAVPAALAAAHGALARIGVLSVRPDALQRLAQATDVVFDKTGTLGDGKPHLQGVDACIAVDADAALRIAAALERDSNHPLAAAFALVPDAPVASGVRAVAGRGVEGTVEGVRWRIGTAPFATGGDDDGAVWLGNDAGARARFIFAERERADAAQALQQLREQGLALHLASGDAAAPVARFASAMGIADPHARQSPEDKLALVRAMQDEGRVVAMVGDGLNDAPVLAGADVSLAIGDGAALAQRSADLVLSGMSLANVPAAIRIARRTRRIVRQNLAWAIGYNLLALPLAAAGMVTPWLAALGMALSSLAVTANALRLAKVAPR; encoded by the coding sequence ATGGCCGGGGTCTGCCACCACTGCGGCGAACCGCTGCCGCAGTCACCGGTGCGCGCCGACGTCGAGGGCACCACCCGCGATTTCTGCTGCGAAGGTTGCGCTGCCGCCGCGCGCTGGATCCTGGACGCGCATCTGGACGACTACTACCGCCTGCGCAGCGCGCCGGGCGGACGGGTCGATGCCGACGCGCCGGCTCTGGCCGTCTGGGACCGCGAGGAGCTGCTGTCCAGCCACGCCCGCGAGGTGGAGGGGGGCCGCGAGATCACCGTGCTCACCGACGGCATGCGCTGCGCCGCCTGCGCCTGGCTGATCGACCGCGCGCTCGCGCGTGAACCCGGCGTGCTGGAGTCCACCGCCAACGCCATCACCGGCCGCATCCGCATCGCCTGGGATCCCGCGCGCACCGCGCTGTCGCAACCACTGGCGCGGCTGGCCTCGCTCGGCTACCGGCCCTACCTCGCCACCGGCGAGGCACGCGAGGCGGCGCGGCGGCGCGAACGCAACCGCGACGTGCTGCGCATCGGCCTGGCCGGCATCGGCGCGATGCAGGCGATGATGTTCGCCGAAGCGCTGTATCTCGATACCCGCGGCGAGATGCCGCTGCCCACCCGCGACTTCTTCCGCTGGGTCACCTTCATGGTGTCCACCCCGGTGGTGTTCTGGGCCGGCTGGCCGTTCATCGTCGGCGCATGGAACGAACTGCGCGGGCGCCGGCTGGGCATGGACGTGCTGATCGCCGGCTCCACCCTGCTGGCCTGGGCGGTGAGTACCATCGAAACCGTGCGCGGCGGCGTCCACGTCTGGTACGACGCGGCGGTGATGTTCGTCTTCCTGCTGCTGGTGGCACGCCAGCTGGAACAGCGCGCGCGCGCCATCGCCAGCGCGCAGGTGGATGCGCTGGCGCGGGCGCGGCCGGCCTTCGCCACCCGCGAACTGGCCGACGGCAGCCGCGAGTCGGTACCCGTCGACGCGCTGGTGGTGGGCGACGTGGTGCGGATCGCGGTGGGCGAGCCGGTGCCGGCCGACGGCGTGCTGCTCGAAGGCGAAGCGCATTTCGAGGAATCGCTGCTGACCGGCGAGTCGGCAGCGGTCACCCGCCATGCCGGTGACCCGGTATTTGCCGGCACCGCATGCCGCGAACATGCGGCGAAGATCCGCGTGACCGGCGTCGGCACCGGCACCCGTCTTGCCGAGCTGGCGCGACTGGTGGAAAGCGCGCAGGCGCACCGCCCGGCGCTGGCCCTGGGCACCGAGCGCATCGCCGGCTGGTTCGTGGCCGGCCTGCTGCTGGCGGCGGCGGTGGTGTACGCCTGGTGGCGCGTGCATGAGCCGGCGCGCGCGTTCGAGGTGGTGCTGGCGCTGCTGGTGATCAGCTGCCCGTGCGCATTGTCGCTGGCGGTGCCCGCGGCGCTGGCCGCGGCCCACGGCGCACTGGCCAGGATCGGCGTGCTGTCGGTGCGGCCGGACGCGCTGCAGCGGCTGGCGCAGGCCACCGACGTGGTGTTCGACAAGACCGGCACCCTGGGCGACGGCAAGCCGCACCTGCAGGGCGTGGATGCCTGCATCGCCGTCGATGCCGATGCGGCGCTGCGCATCGCCGCCGCACTGGAGCGCGACAGCAACCATCCGCTGGCCGCCGCGTTCGCGCTGGTGCCAGACGCACCGGTGGCCAGCGGCGTGCGCGCGGTCGCCGGCCGCGGCGTCGAAGGCACGGTCGAGGGCGTGCGCTGGCGCATCGGCACCGCGCCGTTCGCGACCGGTGGCGACGACGACGGCGCAGTCTGGCTGGGCAATGACGCGGGCGCGCGCGCGCGCTTCATCTTCGCCGAACGCGAACGCGCGGACGCCGCGCAGGCATTGCAGCAGCTGCGCGAACAGGGGCTGGCGTTGCACCTGGCCAGCGGCGACGCCGCCGCGCCGGTGGCGCGCTTCGCCAGCGCAATGGGGATTGCCGATCCGCACGCCCGCCAGTCGCCGGAAGACAAGCTGGCACTGGTCCGCGCGATGCAGGACGAGGGCCGCGTGGTGGCGATGGTGGGCGACGGCCTCAACGACGCGCCGGTGCTGGCCGGCGCCGATGTATCGCTGGCGATCGGCGATGGCGCCGCGCTGGCGCAGCGCTCTGCCGACTTGGTGCTTTCCGGCATGTCGCTGGCCAACGTACCGGCGGCCATCAGGATCGCGCGGCGCACCCGCCGCATCGTCCGCCAGAACCTGGCCTGGGCGATCGGCTACAACCTGCTGGCGCTACCGCTGGCCGCCGCCGGCATGGTGACGCCGTGGCTGGCGGCGCTGGGCATGGCGCTGTCCTCGCTGGCGGTCACCGCCAACGCCCTGCGCCTTGCCAAGGTTGCCCCGCGATGA